One genomic region from Halomonas sp. HAL1 encodes:
- a CDS encoding MerR family transcriptional regulator has translation MRVSELAQTGGVTAETVRHYTREGLLQPHRDPRNGYQLYDIESLGRLRFIDCLRSLGVSLPEIKQILSWADQGTVEFNEPVPLATQRRRLNLRTQELQVIERWLDNMNQDKMTESFSLKELIESLGTGKLVFEANDSRSNH, from the coding sequence ATGCGAGTTTCCGAGCTGGCTCAGACGGGAGGGGTAACGGCAGAAACAGTACGTCACTATACAAGGGAAGGGTTGTTGCAACCGCACCGCGACCCGCGCAACGGTTATCAACTCTACGATATAGAGTCCTTGGGGCGCCTACGTTTTATCGACTGCCTGCGTTCGCTGGGCGTTAGTCTTCCAGAGATCAAACAAATATTATCTTGGGCGGATCAAGGCACCGTAGAGTTTAATGAACCAGTACCACTCGCCACTCAAAGGCGACGTCTGAACTTGCGGACCCAAGAACTCCAGGTGATAGAGCGATGGTTAGATAACATGAACCAAGACAAGATGACTGAAAGCTTCAGTCTGAAGGAACTAATCGAATCGCTTGGGACAGGTAAATTAGTTTTCGAGGCTAATGATTCGCGAAGTAATCATTAG
- a CDS encoding DUF411 domain-containing protein, with product MKHWQALAVTSLLAFPVSGLAADISATLYKNPNCGCCAEYAKYLEQNGFDVETVDTHDLVEMKAEYNVPEELHGCHTTVVGDYLFEGHVPVESVTQVLDEKPSIIGLSVPGMPLGSPGMSGEKRGPLEVYAIASQPTDSPDIYATH from the coding sequence ATGAAACATTGGCAAGCGTTAGCTGTTACGTCTTTGCTGGCTTTTCCCGTATCGGGATTGGCGGCTGATATATCAGCGACCCTCTACAAAAATCCCAATTGCGGGTGTTGTGCCGAATATGCCAAATATTTGGAACAAAACGGCTTCGACGTGGAGACGGTCGACACCCATGATCTAGTGGAAATGAAAGCCGAGTATAACGTCCCTGAAGAACTGCATGGCTGCCATACCACGGTCGTAGGAGACTATCTCTTCGAAGGGCATGTGCCTGTTGAGAGTGTGACCCAAGTGCTTGATGAAAAGCCCTCTATCATAGGGCTGAGTGTGCCGGGAATGCCGCTTGGCTCACCGGGCATGTCGGGAGAAAAACGCGGCCCGCTCGAGGTCTATGCCATAGCCTCGCAACCGACCGATAGCCCCGACATTTACGCGACTCACTAA
- a CDS encoding TlpA disulfide reductase family protein, with protein sequence MKLPILAGYLVAVFLMTATSLAMAAPSESSGPQGFLLWATPNDVSEISFEDSGGTPLTLADFEGKLILLNIWATWCGPCREEMPTLDALQAELGSDNFEVVALSIDRKGIEIVNEFYQEIGIEHLAPYIDKTGMASADLGAVGIPTTLLLDRQGKEIGRLVGEAEWNTQDMIDFLTEMIATR encoded by the coding sequence ATGAAACTACCCATCCTGGCAGGATATCTCGTAGCCGTATTTCTGATGACTGCCACATCCCTTGCCATGGCCGCCCCGTCAGAAAGCTCAGGGCCACAAGGGTTTCTTCTCTGGGCCACCCCCAACGACGTATCGGAAATCAGTTTCGAGGATAGCGGCGGCACCCCTTTAACGTTGGCTGACTTTGAAGGAAAACTGATTTTACTCAACATCTGGGCAACATGGTGTGGGCCTTGTCGAGAGGAAATGCCCACTTTAGATGCCCTCCAGGCTGAGCTTGGCAGCGATAATTTTGAAGTGGTCGCCTTATCGATCGACCGTAAGGGGATCGAGATTGTTAATGAATTTTATCAAGAGATAGGCATTGAGCATCTGGCTCCCTATATAGATAAAACCGGGATGGCTAGTGCAGATCTTGGGGCTGTAGGTATTCCCACGACGCTGCTACTTGACCGCCAAGGCAAAGAAATTGGGCGCCTCGTGGGGGAAGCCGAGTGGAACACTCAAGACATGATCGACTTTCTTACCGAAATGATTGCAACCAGATAA
- a CDS encoding cytochrome c biogenesis CcdA family protein, with product MLEVANIGLATAFLAGLISFISPCVLPLVPGYLSFMTGRSLGQLQEADRRERLRVLTQSMWFVLGFSTVFLMLGASATAIGRLLLVYRQEANLVGGLIVILFGAFMTGLMPWRWFQQEWRFMGRLKDVGGSRSAAYLLGLAFAFGWTPCIGPILGAILTVSASTANAWSGMALLGVYSLGLGVPFMLSAISLDRFIKHQKFLRRWGHFIHIAAGLIMILMGSLMITGKLSELSYWLLRTFPALGVIG from the coding sequence ATGCTTGAAGTAGCCAATATAGGACTTGCCACTGCCTTTCTGGCAGGCCTGATCTCGTTTATTTCGCCCTGTGTTTTGCCACTTGTGCCTGGCTATCTTTCATTCATGACCGGCCGCTCGCTCGGACAACTACAGGAAGCGGATAGACGAGAGCGTCTTCGGGTATTAACCCAGTCAATGTGGTTCGTGCTCGGTTTTTCAACCGTTTTTTTGATGCTGGGAGCCAGTGCCACAGCCATTGGTCGTCTGCTGTTGGTGTATCGCCAAGAAGCAAACCTAGTCGGTGGCCTTATCGTCATCCTGTTTGGTGCCTTCATGACCGGGCTCATGCCGTGGCGCTGGTTTCAGCAAGAATGGCGGTTTATGGGTCGACTGAAGGACGTCGGCGGAAGCCGCAGTGCGGCTTATCTGCTTGGTTTAGCGTTTGCATTTGGCTGGACCCCCTGCATTGGCCCGATTTTGGGTGCCATTCTTACCGTCAGCGCTTCCACGGCCAACGCCTGGAGCGGCATGGCGTTGCTCGGCGTTTATTCTTTGGGTCTGGGTGTGCCCTTCATGCTGAGTGCTATTTCGCTCGATCGCTTCATAAAGCACCAGAAATTCCTGCGTCGCTGGGGGCATTTCATACATATAGCGGCTGGGTTGATCATGATTCTGATGGGTAGCTTAATGATCACAGGCAAACTATCCGAGCTGTCATATTGGTTATTGCGTACTTTCCCTGCCCTAGGTGTTATCGGCTAA
- a CDS encoding YCF48-related protein, which produces MHMIVSRFLRVFLLTGLAAVSFGSAITALATEEGLLALQYDVTGKRLFKIEANQLFQRADEGMTWNAIPLPEDVNEGQLRAVSVPSTDPQALYIAGPSIGVQRSTDNGETWQELSANLPSREVTALAVHRRQNETLYAVIEEDGIYQSEDAGTTWKKMDSGPSQKINRLVHSDMEGSMQTGWLYGVSDDAVRLSMDCFCGWRPTGALDAGSVYDVAYSLGNPKRVYVVTQQGLWRSETGGQEWQQVAGDGTELVALTLSAKDTLYGLNQKGELLHSEDEGQSWTYPDA; this is translated from the coding sequence ATGCACATGATCGTGAGTCGTTTTTTACGTGTCTTCTTACTGACAGGCTTGGCCGCAGTCAGCTTTGGCAGCGCCATTACGGCCTTGGCAACTGAAGAAGGGTTGCTTGCACTGCAATATGACGTAACAGGCAAACGACTGTTTAAAATTGAGGCTAACCAACTATTCCAGCGTGCCGATGAAGGCATGACCTGGAATGCGATTCCCTTGCCCGAAGACGTGAATGAAGGCCAGTTGCGCGCGGTATCGGTCCCCTCCACTGATCCGCAAGCGCTCTATATCGCAGGCCCCTCAATCGGGGTGCAGCGTAGCACCGACAATGGAGAAACCTGGCAAGAGCTTAGCGCTAACCTACCTAGCCGAGAGGTTACTGCGCTAGCTGTACATCGCCGTCAGAACGAAACACTTTATGCGGTAATTGAAGAAGACGGCATCTACCAAAGCGAGGATGCTGGCACCACCTGGAAAAAAATGGACAGTGGTCCTTCACAAAAGATTAACCGACTCGTCCACTCTGACATGGAAGGCAGCATGCAGACCGGCTGGCTCTACGGGGTATCGGACGATGCGGTGCGTCTATCGATGGACTGCTTTTGCGGTTGGAGACCGACCGGAGCACTTGATGCTGGCAGCGTCTATGATGTGGCTTATAGCCTTGGCAACCCAAAGCGAGTCTATGTGGTTACACAGCAAGGACTATGGCGTAGTGAAACGGGTGGTCAAGAGTGGCAACAAGTAGCTGGTGACGGCACAGAGCTCGTTGCACTCACACTCTCCGCCAAAGACACTCTCTATGGTTTAAACCAGAAAGGGGAACTTCTACACAGTGAAGACGAAGGCCAATCCTGGACTTATCCCGATGCGTAA
- a CDS encoding cytochrome c: MRKHCFFTASWLTLMVVGHAMAEDRPFSSDTPQLEDGKRVYRQYCASCHGTQGEGMPNWEEQNALGELPAPPHGPEGHTWKHSDAMLYRIIAEGWRDPWNKTDRLTMPAYQEVLAPSEIRDVVNYLKTLWTQEQRRHQADESIENPFPIQTGIPPE; this comes from the coding sequence ATGCGTAAGCACTGTTTTTTCACTGCCTCATGGCTGACGCTAATGGTTGTGGGGCACGCCATGGCTGAGGACCGTCCTTTTTCAAGCGATACTCCTCAGCTGGAAGACGGAAAAAGAGTTTACCGACAATACTGTGCTAGTTGCCACGGTACACAAGGCGAAGGCATGCCCAACTGGGAAGAGCAAAATGCTCTAGGCGAGTTACCTGCTCCACCACATGGGCCAGAGGGCCATACCTGGAAACACTCTGATGCCATGCTCTACCGAATTATTGCCGAGGGTTGGCGCGACCCCTGGAATAAAACCGATAGGCTAACGATGCCAGCGTATCAGGAAGTTTTGGCTCCCAGCGAGATACGAGATGTGGTGAATTATCTCAAGACATTATGGACACAAGAGCAAAGGCGTCACCAAGCAGACGAAAGTATTGAGAACCCCTTTCCAATACAAACTGGAATACCCCCAGAGTAA
- a CDS encoding DUF2933 domain-containing protein: MLWVPLAGFVIWAGYLIGTEHRLHLFQFLPFLFLAACPLMHIFMHKHHGGHKDKIDKD, translated from the coding sequence ATGTTGTGGGTGCCACTTGCTGGGTTTGTCATTTGGGCGGGATACCTGATTGGAACCGAGCACCGTCTCCACCTATTTCAGTTCTTACCTTTCCTCTTTTTGGCAGCATGCCCACTGATGCATATTTTCATGCATAAACACCACGGCGGTCATAAGGACAAAATAGACAAGGACTGA
- a CDS encoding APC family permease, translating to MVGQDRTPQYKENSLSLVGAVALGTGVMIGAGIFALTGQMAEMTGRLFPLAFLAAAVIVSFSAYSYVKMSNTFPSAGGIGMYLQKAYGPTLPTAFHALLMYFSMVIAQSFLARTFGSYTLELFDLGDRSLFVPLLGVGLLLIAFLINLSANRLIETVASVLGFIKIGGIIVFGIVGVFIADSIEMGAGNDAPTPTITGFLGATALGILAFKGFTTITNSGSELKDPKRNLGKAITISIALCVVIYALVGFAVASNLSLPEIIETQDYSLAAAARPALGEAAVAFTVILAMLATAGGIIASVFAVSRMLAMLTEMKLVPHRHFHMPGSVQKHTLVYTIVFGLVLTAFFDLSRIAALGIIFYLIMDMAIHWGVLRHLKDRVGANPVIPSIAILLDAVVLIGFLWVKAISDPMVLIVAGVVMATLLLGEWIFLSKRDASNDSEHSHTH from the coding sequence ATGGTTGGGCAGGATAGAACGCCACAATATAAAGAAAACAGTCTTTCGTTGGTCGGTGCCGTTGCATTAGGCACCGGCGTGATGATTGGGGCCGGTATTTTTGCGCTAACCGGCCAAATGGCCGAAATGACTGGTCGGCTATTTCCTCTAGCCTTTCTGGCCGCTGCCGTCATTGTCTCTTTCAGCGCTTATTCTTACGTTAAAATGTCCAATACCTTCCCATCAGCAGGTGGGATTGGCATGTATTTACAGAAAGCGTATGGCCCGACGCTTCCCACCGCCTTTCATGCCCTCCTGATGTATTTTTCCATGGTGATCGCACAGAGTTTTTTGGCGAGAACGTTTGGTTCCTACACGCTTGAGTTGTTTGACCTGGGGGATCGTTCACTATTTGTGCCCCTACTCGGGGTTGGTTTACTGCTAATAGCCTTTTTGATCAATTTATCCGCCAACCGCTTGATCGAGACCGTCGCCTCGGTGCTCGGATTTATCAAAATAGGTGGCATTATAGTGTTTGGTATTGTCGGCGTGTTTATTGCCGACTCCATCGAAATGGGTGCTGGCAACGATGCACCTACGCCTACGATAACGGGCTTTTTAGGTGCTACGGCGCTCGGCATACTGGCATTTAAAGGCTTCACGACGATTACCAATAGTGGTTCGGAGCTTAAAGATCCTAAGCGGAATCTTGGCAAAGCTATCACGATCTCGATTGCGCTATGCGTGGTGATCTATGCCCTTGTCGGTTTTGCCGTTGCCAGCAACCTATCTTTGCCTGAAATTATCGAAACCCAAGACTACTCCCTGGCCGCCGCTGCCCGTCCCGCACTGGGTGAAGCGGCAGTTGCGTTTACCGTCATTCTCGCCATGTTGGCAACGGCGGGCGGTATCATCGCCAGCGTCTTTGCCGTTTCACGCATGCTCGCCATGCTGACAGAAATGAAGCTGGTTCCTCACCGCCATTTCCACATGCCCGGCAGTGTACAAAAGCATACACTGGTGTACACCATCGTATTTGGCTTAGTGCTCACCGCTTTTTTTGACCTGAGCCGCATCGCAGCATTAGGCATCATTTTCTACCTGATCATGGATATGGCCATCCACTGGGGTGTGCTTCGTCATCTCAAGGACAGAGTGGGGGCTAATCCTGTTATTCCTAGCATTGCCATACTACTAGATGCTGTCGTGTTAATCGGCTTTTTATGGGTAAAAGCCATCTCGGACCCCATGGTGCTCATCGTTGCTGGCGTAGTAATGGCTACTCTTTTACTCGGCGAATGGATTTTCCTATCCAAACGCGACGCTTCAAACGATAGCGAGCACTCTCACACTCATTAA
- a CDS encoding heavy metal translocating P-type ATPase has product MSEDHNETKVKDPVCGMDVDPHTSRHRADHAGKTWYFCSEKCQEKFIAKPDAYLEPSKQSQASVPSGSIYTCPMHPEVRREGPGDCPICGMALEPETVSADTGPSDELKDMTRRFWIGLVLTLPVFALEMGGHVFGLMHFISQQTSNWIQLLLATPVVVWAGWPFFVRGWRSLVHRSLNMFTLIAIGTGTALLYSLLATLTPGIFPDAFRQADGSVAVYFEAAAVIVVLVLLGQVLELRAREKTSGAIRALLDLAPATARRLDDQGNEEDISLDQVQVGDRLRVRPGDKVPLDGEVMEGRSNVDESMVTGEPLAVKKEVGDGVIGGSINGQGSFVMRADKVGQDTMLSQIVQMVASAQRSRAPIQGLADKVASIFVPVVILIAVVAFIAWSLWGPTPPMAFGLIAAVSVLIIACPCALGLATPMSIMVGVGRGAQLGVLIRDAEALERLEKVDTVVVDKTGTLTEGKPRVTELILTEGIAESELLRLAASLERGSEHPLAHAIVEKAKEAEVKLTEALDFEAPNGMGVIGQIDGKRIALGNRLLMESEGVNTQSQDTHADQLRSDGATVIFASIDGNLAGLLAIADPVKETTEEAIRSLQADGIRVVMLTGDNRTSANAVARRLGIDEVEAEVLPEDKGRVIQRLRDEGRIVVMAGDGVNDAPALATADVGIAMGTGTDVAIESAGVTLLRGDLTGIATAHKLSKATMRNIRQNLFFAFAYNAAGIPIAAGILYPFTGMLLSPIIAAAAMSLSSVSVIGNALRLRMIAIK; this is encoded by the coding sequence ATGTCTGAAGACCATAACGAGACAAAGGTGAAAGACCCTGTTTGTGGCATGGACGTTGATCCCCATACCTCCCGCCACCGTGCCGATCACGCGGGTAAGACTTGGTACTTCTGCTCAGAAAAGTGTCAGGAAAAGTTTATTGCCAAGCCTGATGCGTATCTTGAGCCAAGCAAACAGTCACAAGCGTCAGTACCCTCGGGGTCTATTTATACTTGCCCGATGCACCCAGAAGTTCGACGAGAAGGCCCAGGCGACTGTCCAATCTGTGGCATGGCGCTGGAACCTGAGACCGTCTCTGCTGACACCGGCCCTTCGGACGAACTCAAGGACATGACCAGGCGTTTCTGGATCGGCCTAGTACTGACCCTCCCCGTGTTTGCCCTAGAAATGGGTGGCCACGTGTTTGGCCTTATGCATTTTATTTCCCAGCAAACCTCTAACTGGATTCAACTGCTGCTGGCAACGCCGGTAGTCGTCTGGGCAGGTTGGCCATTCTTTGTACGCGGATGGCGTTCGCTAGTGCATCGCAGCCTTAATATGTTCACGCTAATCGCGATCGGTACCGGCACCGCGTTGCTCTACAGTTTGCTGGCCACCCTCACACCGGGCATCTTTCCCGACGCCTTCCGTCAAGCCGATGGTTCGGTGGCCGTTTATTTCGAAGCAGCGGCAGTGATTGTCGTTTTAGTTTTACTGGGACAAGTATTAGAGCTACGCGCTCGTGAAAAAACCTCTGGCGCTATTCGTGCTCTGCTCGACTTGGCGCCTGCTACCGCTCGACGCCTTGATGATCAGGGCAATGAGGAAGATATCTCTCTTGACCAGGTTCAGGTAGGGGATCGTCTCCGGGTGCGCCCCGGCGATAAGGTGCCATTAGATGGCGAAGTGATGGAAGGTCGCTCCAACGTTGACGAATCCATGGTTACCGGTGAACCACTAGCGGTGAAAAAGGAAGTCGGCGATGGCGTCATTGGCGGCAGCATCAATGGTCAAGGATCCTTTGTCATGCGCGCTGACAAGGTGGGCCAGGACACGATGCTGTCGCAGATTGTGCAAATGGTCGCCAGCGCCCAGCGCAGCCGCGCACCCATTCAAGGGCTTGCCGACAAAGTCGCCAGCATCTTTGTACCCGTCGTTATTCTCATTGCTGTTGTGGCTTTCATCGCCTGGTCATTGTGGGGCCCTACCCCGCCGATGGCGTTTGGCCTTATTGCGGCGGTTAGTGTTCTGATCATTGCCTGCCCGTGCGCGCTAGGTCTTGCTACCCCCATGTCAATTATGGTCGGTGTAGGGCGCGGTGCCCAGTTAGGCGTGTTGATTCGCGATGCCGAAGCTCTTGAACGTCTAGAGAAGGTCGACACCGTCGTCGTCGACAAAACCGGCACGCTTACCGAAGGCAAACCACGAGTGACCGAGTTGATTCTCACTGAAGGCATTGCTGAATCGGAGCTTTTGCGCTTGGCAGCTAGTCTTGAGCGAGGCAGCGAGCACCCCTTGGCCCATGCAATAGTCGAAAAGGCTAAAGAGGCAGAGGTAAAATTAACAGAAGCGTTGGACTTCGAGGCTCCCAATGGCATGGGCGTTATAGGCCAGATAGATGGCAAGCGTATTGCCCTGGGCAACCGGCTATTGATGGAAAGCGAGGGCGTTAACACCCAGTCTCAAGACACACATGCCGATCAATTGCGCAGCGACGGTGCTACTGTCATCTTTGCGAGCATCGACGGGAATTTAGCTGGGCTGCTCGCCATTGCCGATCCGGTCAAGGAAACCACCGAAGAAGCCATTCGTTCACTCCAGGCTGACGGCATTCGAGTGGTGATGCTGACAGGCGATAATCGCACCTCCGCCAACGCTGTGGCACGTCGGCTAGGCATTGATGAGGTCGAAGCTGAAGTGCTTCCAGAGGATAAAGGCCGAGTGATTCAGCGTCTCCGTGATGAAGGGCGCATTGTTGTCATGGCCGGCGACGGCGTGAACGATGCACCTGCGCTGGCTACAGCGGATGTCGGCATTGCCATGGGAACCGGCACCGATGTGGCGATAGAAAGCGCTGGGGTTACTCTACTGCGAGGAGATCTTACCGGTATTGCCACGGCGCATAAGCTCTCAAAAGCCACCATGCGTAATATTCGCCAAAATCTCTTTTTTGCCTTTGCTTACAACGCGGCAGGCATCCCCATTGCCGCAGGGATTTTGTACCCCTTCACAGGTATGCTGTTATCACCGATTATCGCGGCGGCGGCGATGTCACTCTCTTCAGTGAGCGTGATTGGCAATGCTTTACGACTTAGGATGATTGCTATTAAGTAA
- a CDS encoding helix-turn-helix domain-containing protein, with protein MSTSEKPTNEALRQLMERHGLNQNHVATLTGYSVETVKGWFASPGSTRYRPVRKPVFESVRRAIELGEHYKLDGIKIPKTKG; from the coding sequence ATGAGCACTTCCGAGAAACCGACGAATGAAGCTCTCCGTCAGCTTATGGAGCGGCATGGCTTGAACCAGAATCATGTGGCCACCCTGACTGGGTACAGCGTGGAGACGGTGAAGGGTTGGTTCGCCTCGCCTGGCTCGACACGGTACCGTCCTGTTCGCAAGCCCGTATTCGAGTCGGTGCGCCGCGCCATTGAGCTAGGTGAGCACTACAAGCTGGACGGGATAAAGATTCCAAAGACGAAAGGCTGA
- a CDS encoding SOS response-associated peptidase, which translates to MCSRYEAPDADQLLHDFKVTPDQEMQSELWPGYSGPFLRAPQSSDSHDEAAPPLEALVGIFGLLPFWAKDTKLARRTYNARTETVARKPSFRSAWRLGQHCIIPAKAIYEPDWRSGKAIPTRITRADGGLMSIAGLWERWINHDGETVYSYSMLTINADDHTMMKNYHRQGSEKRMVVILPNGALKDWLTAPAAESMAFMRQYPAHRLQAEPMPKESGLR; encoded by the coding sequence ATGTGTAGTCGATATGAGGCGCCTGATGCCGATCAGCTGTTGCATGACTTTAAAGTTACGCCAGACCAAGAGATGCAAAGCGAACTCTGGCCAGGGTATTCCGGCCCGTTTCTACGTGCGCCACAATCGAGCGACTCCCATGACGAGGCAGCTCCCCCGTTAGAGGCACTGGTTGGAATATTTGGCCTACTGCCGTTTTGGGCGAAGGACACTAAGCTGGCGAGGAGAACTTATAACGCGAGGACAGAAACGGTCGCAAGAAAGCCATCATTCCGTTCTGCATGGCGTCTGGGGCAACATTGCATCATTCCCGCAAAGGCGATCTACGAACCTGATTGGCGCTCCGGGAAAGCGATTCCGACTCGTATCACTCGGGCAGATGGAGGGCTCATGAGCATTGCAGGTCTCTGGGAGCGCTGGATCAACCATGACGGTGAAACCGTGTATAGCTATTCGATGCTCACGATCAACGCCGACGACCACACCATGATGAAAAACTACCATCGCCAGGGCAGTGAGAAGAGAATGGTAGTCATCTTGCCGAATGGGGCGCTCAAGGACTGGCTGACCGCGCCAGCAGCCGAAAGCATGGCATTCATGAGGCAATACCCTGCTCACCGGCTACAAGCTGAGCCAATGCCGAAAGAATCCGGTCTCCGCTAG
- a CDS encoding LexA family transcriptional regulator: MLYTPRFERPAYESGQQAEAIVILGQSSDRSRHLLPLMAGEVRAGFPIHAEAEVDRILDLTDHLIPRPSATYFCRAKGDSLEKFHILDGDLLIVDRSLEPLDGDIIVVCLDGELTCKKLGKWQSQPALLSGNPAYQPIALSGTDCETWGVVIHNVHTHRRRGCDDWPL; this comes from the coding sequence ATGCTTTATACACCACGATTTGAAAGGCCAGCCTACGAAAGCGGTCAGCAGGCTGAGGCCATTGTCATATTGGGGCAGTCTTCTGACCGTTCACGCCATTTGCTCCCTTTGATGGCCGGTGAGGTCAGGGCTGGTTTTCCGATACATGCAGAGGCCGAGGTTGACCGCATCCTCGACCTTACCGATCACCTTATCCCACGTCCGAGCGCCACCTATTTCTGCCGTGCAAAGGGGGACAGCTTAGAAAAATTCCACATCCTGGATGGAGATTTGCTCATTGTTGATCGCTCGCTTGAGCCACTGGATGGTGACATTATCGTGGTGTGTCTGGATGGTGAGCTTACCTGCAAGAAACTTGGCAAATGGCAGAGCCAGCCAGCGTTATTGTCAGGTAACCCGGCCTATCAGCCGATCGCTCTCAGTGGAACCGATTGCGAGACTTGGGGAGTCGTCATTCACAACGTTCATACGCATCGCCGCAGGGGGTGTGATGATTGGCCACTGTGA
- a CDS encoding Y-family DNA polymerase has product MPELRGRPVGVLAGGGGCIVARSNELKALGVPNGLPAFQLSPDVRRQTVLLSSAYALFGEMSRRVVSTMQAHTGPISVYSIDEQFIDLSGLSTDELQAHITELRHVVQRSTGIPVSIGVAPSRTLAKVATGIAKKQPAFKGVCVLEADHPATLGHLERMHITDLWGVAKRTGEKLERMRIRTALDLRNAEPREIRKGFGVVLERTVWELRGVDVIRLDDIDHKRQNIMTSRTFGQATSNMEDLREAVRSHAQAGAEKVRRQQSVAQAIMVFLSTPRFRSDLPQDYPSLTLPLPMPTDDSRVIVAAAQRALEMIYRRGYQYAKAGVMMVDLADRDGLQIDMLDTQETEERRQQSAKLMGVMDALNREFGRGAVTLGGMRKNERWRQRDTRQTPRFLTSWNEIPEIKMG; this is encoded by the coding sequence ATGCCGGAGCTACGCGGTCGCCCAGTCGGGGTCTTGGCGGGGGGTGGCGGATGTATCGTGGCGCGGTCAAATGAGTTGAAAGCCCTTGGCGTGCCTAATGGCTTGCCCGCCTTCCAGCTCTCCCCTGATGTCCGTCGACAGACAGTGCTGCTTAGCTCGGCCTATGCCCTGTTTGGCGAGATGTCGCGACGGGTTGTGTCCACCATGCAGGCCCATACCGGCCCAATATCGGTGTACTCAATTGACGAGCAATTCATTGACTTGTCAGGACTGTCTACCGATGAGCTGCAAGCGCATATAACTGAACTACGGCATGTGGTCCAGCGCTCGACCGGGATACCTGTGTCGATCGGGGTGGCGCCGTCTCGCACCCTCGCGAAGGTGGCCACCGGCATTGCCAAAAAGCAGCCTGCCTTCAAAGGGGTCTGTGTCCTTGAGGCTGATCATCCCGCTACACTTGGCCACCTGGAGCGCATGCACATAACCGACCTGTGGGGCGTGGCCAAGCGAACGGGTGAGAAGCTGGAGCGTATGCGTATCCGCACCGCATTGGATCTTCGCAACGCGGAGCCAAGGGAGATCCGCAAGGGCTTTGGAGTGGTGCTCGAGCGTACCGTTTGGGAGCTACGTGGGGTTGATGTGATCCGGCTTGATGACATCGACCATAAACGTCAGAACATCATGACCAGTCGCACTTTCGGGCAGGCAACCAGCAACATGGAGGATCTGCGCGAGGCGGTGCGATCGCATGCCCAGGCTGGCGCGGAGAAGGTGCGGCGCCAGCAGTCGGTGGCACAGGCCATCATGGTCTTTCTCTCGACACCAAGGTTCCGCAGTGATCTTCCTCAGGACTACCCCAGCCTTACCCTGCCACTGCCGATGCCAACAGATGATAGCCGGGTAATAGTAGCCGCGGCCCAGCGTGCCCTGGAGATGATCTATCGCCGAGGTTATCAGTACGCCAAGGCAGGCGTCATGATGGTTGACCTGGCCGACCGTGATGGGTTGCAGATCGATATGCTGGACACCCAGGAGACTGAAGAGAGGCGTCAGCAGTCGGCAAAGCTAATGGGGGTGATGGATGCGCTCAACCGTGAGTTTGGCCGCGGCGCGGTCACGCTTGGGGGCATGAGGAAGAACGAACGATGGAGGCAGAGGGATACACGGCAGACACCGCGGTTTCTGACCTCTTGGAATGAAATACCAGAAATTAAGATGGGGTGA
- a CDS encoding metal/formaldehyde-sensitive transcriptional repressor — protein sequence MHTIKDKSKLLTRVRRIQGQTAALERQLDEEGDCTAVLQQIAAIRGAVNGLMATIIEGHLTDHVVKEPELEQRQQDLEAVLQVIKSYLK from the coding sequence ATGCATACGATCAAAGACAAATCGAAGTTATTAACCCGCGTTCGTCGCATTCAGGGGCAGACGGCCGCATTGGAAAGGCAGCTTGATGAGGAAGGCGATTGCACGGCCGTGCTGCAACAGATCGCGGCGATTCGCGGGGCGGTCAATGGACTGATGGCAACGATCATTGAGGGGCACTTGACTGATCACGTCGTCAAGGAACCTGAGCTGGAACAGCGACAACAAGACTTGGAAGCGGTGCTGCAGGTCATCAAGTCCTACCTCAAGTAG